Genomic segment of Populus trichocarpa isolate Nisqually-1 chromosome 12, P.trichocarpa_v4.1, whole genome shotgun sequence:
TCCCATGTCATAAACGAAGAAGAGGTAAAGTACTACACTTACTAATCACAGGAAGCTTGAATTCTTCTTCCACTTGTTTTTGTAGTTCCATGCCATTCATCTCAGGCATATGGAGGTCAGACACAACTAAGTCAAATAAACCCTTTTTCAGTCGAAGAATTGATAAAGCATCAAATGGTTTCTTGACTGTGACCACAATAAGTTCTAGGTTGCGATTGTCTGTCAACAAAGAAGACAACATTATAAGATAAATCgttaattacaaatttaatatcaaattagaaaattcaatgattttaataatttttctctcGTCTTTATCAGTTATAGTTCTCAAATACTTTGTTAAATCAAGAcatcaaaagataaaacaagCATCATGTAagaataatattcataaatgaTACTATAGAAAGGCTAAcgatttaagaaagaaaaaaaggctcaaataaatagaaaaagaaaaactacttTTGTAAGGGCTAAAGATTTAGTTTCATGctttaattttaaagatgaaggaaaaaagagattgaattattttttttttaaataaatcttgatTATTGACCTTACTTttcgagagagaaaaaaatcaaatattaattcttaagcaaaaaaataagaggtcaaaggaaaaaaaaaccattttcactGGTATTAGATACAAAGGAGGAGTAGAATGAGTATGAAAACCCTAACTCCATACTGCTTCAAATTTAATGGCTGAAAAACCATGCATGCAATGACAAATTATCCAATTGTTAACCATATGtgagttttgaaatttaaaaaaaacaaaacaaaacaatacaaGTATAAGATCTAgcagaaaacaagagaaaagaatgaaaggataatgataataatgattaaaaataacaaaaaaataaaaccaatctCTAAGTTTGTAGAAACCATTCATATAATGCAAGATTCACAAAGGagaaacatcaattaaaaaaattgaccgtgaaaatatgatttaaattttgactTGTTAGTGATATAGATGGATCGAAAAATGGCTGAAATGGAAAAGGAtcctctctttttaaaaaaaaatggaaaaagatcCTTGGTATtgtagaaataaagaaaaacatgcattcatatcaAGCCTCATCAATTCATTGGCCGTATGatattaggaaaaaataaaagaaaattagattCAATTGATCTAGAAATCAAGATATAAGGTTgagaaaacaaatctaagaaattattgatgaaaatggCATAAACTGCTTGGAACCATGGACCATGAGAACATGAAATCCACACTAGAATTAAAGACATGGCAAGCAGTACCAAGATCTCACTCATATACCTTTATAGCTAACTGTTTTCAGCGTTGCTGAAACAACAGAAAGAGATGTAGAATCATCATCTACAATTAAAATATGGATTTTCGGAAGGGAGGAGCTTAGGGCATTGGAAGACTGAGTGGATGCCATTGTTTCTCAAGCTAGCTATGTTGTGAATGTATTAAGACCTGAGTGGGGGATTTTATAGTGTCGAGGAGCAAGAGCAGTTAGGAGTGAGTACAAAAGATGTTCTACACTTGTCTCTCTCGATTGTTTATATAAGGCATGTAGTGGGGCAATGCTGCttatataaaatctaaattttttttatttttctaaatttttcccCTTCAAATCTCATTCATGTCACTGTATATTTTTAGAAGacaaaagaggaagaaaaatagATAACTTGTATAAAGACAATGTGGTGGATTAGACCACTGAATTGAACCTAATTAATATTGAAATCTAGTGTGAAATTAACATTCAATGTAATTTGCCAAAAATAATAGATTCTTATAAAAGAGTTCTTTCTCTAGAGGATTTCTCGgtctttcatttaaaattttctttcttttcgttTTATTCCCATGTAGGGATTAtgagaatataaaattaaattgtttttttttattaatgatttatCTTGTGTTTGAataacgaagaaaaaaaatctagaattaAGATGATAGGAAAATATGATTAGTTAATTATAGAATAGTTGCTAAGATTGAAAAATCAACGAATAACTTATAGTGTGAGTGTTTAAGTGTAGTAAATTCTATTTTGAATGCGTCTTAAAGCGTGTTTCactttagaaaatattaaattgattttttttaatatatttttgatgatttttatgtgttgatgtaaaaaattttaaaaacaaatctaaaaaaattattttaatatattttcaagcaaaaatacttttaaaaaaatactctttACTTTTCTCAACcatgtttaaaaaaagaaaagattggaaACAAGTCCAATTACACTATATCAGTAACATCAGAATCTAAGCATCATTCATTGCGTGTTTCCTGTCTTTGTTTGTCCAGGGATGAATGCCTTCAGCTCCGTGAATGACTTCGGCGAATCAGATTCATTAAACATATTATAACGaactttctttatatatataatgatcgattgatttattaataaaacagtTATTCAGATAATGGCCaggaaaaacacaataaatttaaaaaaaaactaaaaaaagaaaatattggaaACAAGTCCAATTACAGTATATCAGTAACATCAAAATCTAAGCATCATTCATTGCGTGTTTCCTGTCTTTGTTTGTCTAGAGATGAATGCTTCCAGCTCCGTGAATGACTTCAGCGAATCAGGTTCATTAAACATATTATAACGaactttatatatgtatataatgatcgattgatttattaataaaacagtTATTCAGATAATGACCgggaaaaacatattaaatttataaaaaactaaaacaagaaaagattGGAAACAAGTCTAATTACGGTATATCAGTAACATTAGAATCTAAGCATCATTCATTGTGTATTTCCTATCTTTGTTTATCCAGAGATGAATGTCTTCAGCTCCGTGAATGACATCAACGaatcaaattcattaaacatattataacgaactttttttatatgtataatgatcaattgatttattaatgaaaCAGTCATTCAAATAATGACCGggaaaaacacaataaatttaaaaaaaactaaaaaaagaaaagattggaaACAAGTCTAAATACAATATATCAATAACATCAGAATCTAAGCATCATTCATTGCGTGTTTCATGTCTTTGTTTGTACAGAGATGAACGCCTTCAGCTCCGTGAATGACTTCGGCGAATCAGGTTCATTAAACATATTATAACgaactttctttttatatataatgaccgattgatttattaataaaacagtCATTCAGATAATGGCCGggaaaaacacaataaatttaaagaaaactaaaaaaagaaaagattggaaACAAGTCCAATTACAGTATATCAGTAACATTAGAATCTAAGCATCATTCATTACGTGTTTCTTGTCTTTGTTTGTCCAGAGATGAATGCTTTCAACTCCGTGAATGACGTCGGCAAATCAGATTCATTAAACATATtataacaaactttctttttatatataatgatcaattgatttattaatgaaaCAGTCATTCAGATAATGGCCGggaaaaacacaataaatttaaagaaaactaaaaaaagaaaagattggaaACAAGTCCAATTACAGTATATCAGTAACATTAGAATCTAAGCATCATTCATTACGTGTTTCTTGTCTTTGTTTGTCCAGAGATGAATGCTTTCAACTCCGTGAATGACGTCGGCAAATCAGATTCATTAAACATATtataacaaactttctttttatatataatgatcaattgatttattaatgaaaCAGTCATTCAGATAATGGCCGggaaaaacacaataaatttaaaaaaaaaactaaaaaaagaaaagattggaaACAAGTCTAATTACAGTATATCAGTAACATCAAAATCTAAGCATCATTCATTGTGTGTTTCCTGACTTTGTTTGTCCAGAGATGAATGTCTTCATCTTCGTGAATGATATCAACGAATCAGATTCATTAAACATATtataatgaactttttttttatatataatgatcaattgatttattaatgaaaCAGTAATTTAGATAATGACCTggaaaaacacaataaatttaaaaaaactaaaaaaaaaagattagaaacaAATCTAAATACAGTATATCAGTAACATCAGAATTTAAACATCATTCATtacgtgttttttatttatgtttgttcAAATATAAATGTCTTCAGCTCCGTGAATGACGTGAGTTCTTGTGTATGAAAAATTTAGCTAGCTAAcctttatataaaaagatacaCAATGAAGAATCAAGTCAAAGACTGTATTCCAATCGACTATTTTGACGttaaaaacaacttaattaCGTGTGAGCCAAATTCCCTAAGCTACTCCAAAAGACAAGGCCTACCAAAATTTCTTTTGCATCTTTCCAGTTGCAAGCGCCCGTCATTCATATAGTAGATTATCTATTACAACGAACTTATAATCATGGAAAAAACATCACGAAATATTAAGATTAACAATTGACATTTTAGCATTTAAAACTAACGATATTAAGggtttaaattcaatattattcTTAAAGCAACATGTaagaattcttaaaaaaaaaattaataataataataataataataataatattattattattattattattattattgtttagaattgttattatccttgtttactcttaatatttcttataaagaatagaaggaaaagaacaaattaaatgCCCTCACTTTTGACCTTCCCAGTTATACACACAATACTAGTtggcaaaaaatttaaaaaaaaaaattaccattttcTGAAGGAGTTTCTGTTTTAGTTAAATAATACATAGTTTGTATTTGATTAATGTTCCAAAACATGAGAGATTGAAGCGTGTTCGGttggtaaaacaaaaaaaatatataaaataagtttttttaaaataattttagaatttatatttgttttttctagaaAGACATAtcatatctattttatttattttttctcgagATTCTAACCATGCAACAGTCTCAGGAGACAAGTGTGTGCAGAAACTGCATGCCATTTGGTGGGCTAATTTGAGGATTCTTTATAAAAAGATGGACCTAAATTGGCATGTTATCATTTAAGAGCTGCCCACTCCCTGGCAAAAAGACTTGCATTTCTGTTCTCATATATCTGGTTTCCCAGGTCTCCAAATCCACAGTAATCACCAGAGAAACCAGGCTCTCCCTCCTGCCAGTGGTTTTGCTTTTGCATGACAGATTGAAGGTGGCATCATCTCGTCCCCGCTGCCCATCGCTCGTTATCTTCTAGTCCTTTTATAGTCAATGGAGAATCTCTTACGCTGTAGATTTAAGAGAATTGGCTTTTAGCCCATAAAGAAAACGCGACGTTCCTTCGTTGCTAATCCAAGCAtgcatgagaaagatgcaaaatGAATAGAGCCCAGAATCTGCCATTTGTTGTTTGGGATGGCTATTTTGAGTTAATTGCATTTATGtttccaaaaagtacaaacacaGTTCATTGGCTAAGATTctgtttgtttgcaggaaagttgtttcttttaaaaaataaatttcaaagaaagtGAATTCATAAAAAGTGAATtctagaaaagtatttttcgatatttagtagtgttatgaaaaatgaactggaaaacactttccagtgtttggttatgttatgtaaaatgaattggaaaataatttattaatgaattaatttttttttcaagtttatctaatatatataaaatatttaatataaatatttaatcacttacaataaaagaatgaaatttaaaaagtataataatgaattttttttattataatatatattcatacatagcttattttataaattcagtTATGTGATTtactttttcagtttttttttttcaaaatttctcatGATCAGGATGCTTTCATTCATTAACAAGTTGTTTAGTAAccgatttttttattataattgaattcaattataatattcaatttgaattttattaataaataaattatatttacatgcttttttaaaataaaatttaattagttttgttttctatattataTTACAACATTGAAGTAATCTTAGACTTAATTCAGTACTCCATACCACAATAAGTTACAATAATCttagatttttaaaacaattgtaAAGGAAGTTTCATTGGCTTTGTGTAAGGAACGACCATCATGTGTTGCGGGTTTGTTtcgtataaaatattttatatttattttttataaaaaaattaatcaacataaaatatttttatgaacaataatttaattataatatcatttaataatttcaattattatcatcatcgcCACTGCCGTTTCATTACTCCACCAccaactttattattattgttgccaTCCCATCACCTCTATTCATTTCACTACTATCATTATCACTTTTCACTATCTTCATTTTCACTTCATTATCATTAGAACTACTTCATCATTATAACACATAGTAATCACTAGCTTAGATGCTCATGCTTTGCAGgtccaaactattttttatgtgaaaagtGATGCTTAAGTAttgaaatagaataaaaatatataaaaaaccaataacaaCAAGTGCCTtccataataaaaacaagtgatagtgaagaataaaatgatataacgaaagcttattttttattaataggaGTTACCGCATGTGTTGTGtgttcttttttggttttgcaTTCCAAATAAAGGTtagtcaaattttgaattttttttacttaaaattaattttttgtatgtttttgaattgttttgatgtgctaatatcaaaaataattttttctttaaaaaaattattttaaaatattttcgaatgaaaagtattttgaaaaataaccattactatatttataaacacCCTTTTAAACTACTCCTAAAAGGTCTGTACAGAGTGCAAAGATAAAATGTAGAGATTAAATActtgattaaatttctaaaatttatgtgtttatcaataaaaattatcctTGAATCAGTTTTCATgtaccaaaatataaaattaatcactcgtttttttcatgaaaagatATATCACTTTTTTAATcaggaaaaaaactaatgattaATGGCattcttttaaatgaatttcGAACAATTTAGTCTAGCTCGAAGAATTACTTAAATActctaaaagaaaagaattgaggtttctttactatttatataaacGGTAAAAAAcgttaatatatagttttattcaTGCCATACCAATTTTATGTCGTAGCTAAGTTGGTTGGCACATGCAGGACTGTGGAGGTCGCGGGTTCGAGCATTGTTTTATacataaattttctaaattgtGACAGATCCACatgtggttttgtttttttttttcagaaaaaatagaGGGTAGATTTCTAAATTGTGTGTAGcaaagtgtggttgtggttgttttttaaagtatattttgtgctgaaatgcattaaaatgatgttttttttatttttaaaaaattatttttgagatcagtacatcaaaacgattcaaaacacacaaaaaataatttttagcaaaaaaaattaattttttttagaatacagTTTACACCACATTCCCAAACGGTGTTGCGAACAATATGCcctctctcttccttttttttccccaaaaaagccctcttagaaaaaaaaacttaaatagagCAAGTAAAGGTGCATGTGTTCCTACTCCTTGGCCAGATGCTAAGCctggctttttttatttttttttctttttatttttttggttttttcagatttttcagattagctttctttaattttgatataatttttaaatactattataagttttatttgaattttaataatatttttttaattattatgtatatgatatgaaactaataataaattgtcCATGAAAACTagattcaaattgtttttttatttttataatttttaaatagatttcaagttgattttattatatttatgatttttttagctttcaatcacatataaaatatggacatattattttgactattttgttaatttgttgtaacaatcaaaaaatgttttttttattggaaacaattattccaattaaaaatcttatatttattaAGATAAACGAGAGatttattaataagaaaatttatattggtaaaaaataatcaaaacatatatctttttgggtttaataacaatgctaaaaaaatcTATAGTGAACCTTTTAGTTGTTCATATAATTGCCACAGCAGAATGCCAATGGCAGTGTCTCTAACCAAGCTCTTAACAAGACCAGCAACAAAGCCATTAGACCCATCATCGCCTGATGACCTCCTTCCTGCGAGGTCTCGAAACCGCAGGTTTCCCTGATCTGATATCAATGCATATATTACACCATTCATATGACCTTTTCCTATCACCCCCACCACTCTTTTGCCGTTGTTCACAGCTTTGCTTCGTTTTAGAGACCATGCAAGATActaaacaaacaccaaaatgTCACTTGGTGAGAAGGCTAATCATATGGCCACAATGGAAATCAAGAATGGAACGTTTCTCCTACGTTATGCATGAAATTGAAGCCTAAGATCAGGAacttttgagttgtttttcaGCTTGAAAATGCTTACAGTGTCTCGTTCGTGTATGAGAGGCTGCAGGAGTGATGGATATGAAAAGCTGAGCTGCTCGTAGAGCTGAAAGGTTCTATCATCTGTGCTTGATGCCTGCAATGGAGGATAGAAACAGGAAAGTGATGCTATATCTAAGCATTTGGGTGAAATTAGTCACATTTTCAGAATGCGGCAAGGCTTGGATTTCACTGACAGGGTCCACTTAAAACATTGGGAGAGGAAAGAAATGTTAGCTGCTCTAAGAAAGGAGACAAAATCATGAAGGGAATAGAAATTGTAGTGTTGCATATATGGCAGGAATTCCTGACAGCACGGTTCCAGCCTTCTGGTTATTGAGCAACAGGAACAGGCTAAAACTAGAGGCAGAACAGAACcgaattcatgaaaaaattgtGGTAGATCATTTAGATTTCTATTGCTCATGTATCATCAATAACAAAATCTGAACAGGAATTTCAGCAGATATAGGGAAACATAGAAATAACATTATTACAAATGATATTAGTAGAAGTAAAAAACCTTGAAATTGTTCTTAGATATATCAGATGATGAGGTAATTCCGCGAACAACTGCAATCACTAAACTCAGCTTCTCCCTCCATTTCAGAGAATTCCAAGCCCTTTCAAGCTGCGacaaccaaaaaaacataaagaaatgaacaatttatatgtttatttaaaacattaCAGCAGATACAAGTTGATATCCCACTAAACAAAGGCCACAAGAATCAAGCTCACGAATCGAAATGTGCATACAGTTATTTCAATTGGCCTGTCCCCCAAGACTATTTGAGCACCGATTTCTTCAGCCACTTTTCGAGCAGCTCGGAACTGCAATTTGTAAGAAACTTCATAACTTGAGATTCAACAGTTTTCCAGTTCTGCAAGTTTGCACATAATAATTAATCATGCTCAACTACCTCATCTCCGAAAGGCCGGTTGACATCAGAAGAAATCTTTGATGAGAAAAGGGCCAAAAGTAGACGCAATGCTAAAGCTGTTTGACCTCCTGCAGTGGGCATAAACATCAAGTAATTTATCTTCACAGGCAAACAATATAAACCAAACTAGTTCTAATTAATTCTTACCCAAGTTTATGCTACGGCCGACAGCTCCAAAAAAGCCAGTGCCACTCAAAGAGAACATGCTTGATCTTAACTGTTGGCCAACCTCACCTTCATCGGAAATGTACATAATTCCAGCTCTGCAAATAAACTCTGCAATAAGTGAAATTACAATATTGTTTGATGATAAATAACTCCATAAAGATATCCACAGCTTGGAAACATTGCTATCAaaatatttccataaaaaaacataaatttaactccaagaaaaataaaaaaacttgcctGCTTCTACATAGCTCAACTACAACATTATCAGGCTTAACAGCCCTGACCACTCTCTCCACTTCAGCAGCAGATTGACTAGAAATATGAGTAGTCCCAACCAACCATATTGCTTCTGGCTCAACAAACTCAGTCCTCCAGGAAGGTACAGGACCAAAAATTTTCTTCTCAATCAACAGCAAGGTGCCATCATTAGCCAAGTCAAGCAATTCAGGGTAGGTTCTTGAAATTGTGGCTCTAGATTCCTGCAAAATCTCCGACCTGAAATCAAAGTCTGGTGGTGGAGGTTTGATTGAAACCTTTAAGGGTTTGGTAGGTTTTGTTGTGAGGATATGTGGGTTATTAGAGAAGATAGGGAATGGGATTTTTAGCAGAGTTTCCATGGATTCAGTAAGTGGCAAAAGCTATGTAGTTCAGTGCTTCAGTTCATGTGCTCATGGTTTAGATAAGGTAACTTACTTTAACGGTCACTAAAGGTAGGAGTCTTTCTGGGCAAACCTCATTAAAGGCCTCAAATTTGAAGGGCAGTCTCGTTTACTTCCTAATCTATTTTTCATCTCAATTAAGTTCTCAACGTATCAatgaattttcaatcaattcctttcttcattttaattttattaacaaaattaatatgtagTTACGTGAaattcatatgatttttttccataaa
This window contains:
- the LOC7482118 gene encoding uncharacterized protein LOC7482118 isoform X1; translation: METLLKIPFPIFSNNPHILTTKPTKPLKVSIKPPPPDFDFRSEILQESRATISRTYPELLDLANDGTLLLIEKKIFGPVPSWRTEFVEPEAIWLVGTTHISSQSAAEVERVVRAVKPDNVVVELCRSRAGIMYISDEGEVGQQLRSSMFSLSGTGFFGAVGRSINLGGQTALALRLLLALFSSKISSDVNRPFGDEFRAARKVAEEIGAQIVLGDRPIEITLERAWNSLKWREKLSLVIAVVRGITSSSDISKNNFKASSTDDRTFQLYEQLSFSYPSLLQPLIHERDTYLAWSLKRSKAVNNGKRVVGVIGKGHMNGVIYALISDQGNLRFRDLAGRRSSGDDGSNGFVAGLVKSLVRDTAIGILLWQLYEQLKGSL
- the LOC7482118 gene encoding uncharacterized protein LOC7482118 isoform X2, coding for MYISDEGEVGQQLRSSMFSLSGTGFFGAVGRSINLGGQTALALRLLLALFSSKISSDVNRPFGDEFRAARKVAEEIGAQIVLGDRPIEITLERAWNSLKWREKLSLVIAVVRGITSSSDISKNNFKASSTDDRTFQLYEQLSFSYPSLLQPLIHERDTYLAWSLKRSKAVNNGKRVVGVIGKGHMNGVIYALISDQGNLRFRDLAGRRSSGDDGSNGFVAGLVKSLVRDTAIGILLWQLYEQLKGSL